In one Thermanaerovibrio velox DSM 12556 genomic region, the following are encoded:
- a CDS encoding PD-(D/E)XK nuclease family protein: protein MGLLRLCGEAASSGWEFLPTMRLVSSVMEIDLEKLMTQQPRGLAPWREFIRSQCGEDAERRFRRLADFGALLLKGATPMRLLEEALAVMKAADPERMSEAVKDMHNLDWTVRAVTSSIEEMEKKIFSLSEGLDLLGQAFQDPLNLRDAMEFLGIWGSSSYTVQDQPLDGAVRVYRDAPPVLAEHRLFVLCGADQSRWPGKLSESPMMGEPYRERVNSSFLERPDLTPTHLVSLHERRKAKEAMFIRMALAGRDAFVLTQGATDKDGRPVPPTPFARSLREMGAPAEDVNGPGDLLPSERFIRGVEFPRHPAPSWEEAGTTTYVVKVSPDEGGGKRRLPLSGLDSFVKCPFRYACENLLKIKPPERKPVPRFLLGELAHEAMKIASSRPNMSSPEEILDKVKALPSAEPILKPGRGRYLQRLSDMIGRGIDWLGARKKGLEENGLRLICSITEATLPGIEMDNHIGTGRADLVDVIECQGVRGYVILDFKTGFSSDYKDSLQVAAYAKALKAASSGEGIKELKGAKLLGFGFLSFSDMLDHLRWNSFTSEKSKSPNKDNCIGIMWTSRDGLGTPNLIQGAYRLYQPKGTTGDNAEEGSGGSKAGRDPIYAEDMISKASQAMEDLDEALRNGSFEAKHRYYTIRRDVCSKCPYGDLCRRLEAGHDFEEEQEGGEGDEL, encoded by the coding sequence ATGGGGCTCCTCAGGTTGTGCGGGGAGGCGGCGTCCTCCGGATGGGAGTTCCTCCCTACCATGAGGCTCGTGTCCTCCGTCATGGAAATTGACTTGGAGAAGCTCATGACCCAACAGCCCAGGGGATTAGCCCCGTGGCGGGAGTTCATAAGGTCCCAGTGCGGGGAGGATGCGGAGAGGAGGTTCCGAAGGCTGGCGGATTTCGGGGCCCTCCTCCTCAAGGGGGCGACACCCATGAGGCTGCTTGAGGAGGCCCTGGCGGTGATGAAGGCGGCGGACCCGGAACGGATGTCCGAGGCCGTGAAGGACATGCATAACCTGGACTGGACCGTGAGGGCCGTCACGTCCTCCATAGAGGAGATGGAGAAGAAGATATTCTCCCTTTCGGAGGGGCTTGATCTCTTGGGCCAGGCGTTCCAGGATCCCCTGAACCTCCGGGATGCCATGGAGTTCCTTGGGATATGGGGGTCCTCGTCCTACACCGTCCAGGACCAGCCACTGGATGGGGCGGTGCGAGTATACCGGGATGCCCCGCCGGTCCTGGCGGAACACCGGCTGTTCGTGCTGTGCGGGGCGGACCAGTCCCGGTGGCCCGGCAAGCTGAGCGAATCCCCCATGATGGGAGAACCCTACAGGGAACGGGTGAACAGCTCGTTCCTAGAACGGCCGGACCTGACGCCCACCCACCTGGTGAGCCTGCACGAGCGGCGCAAGGCCAAGGAGGCCATGTTCATCCGCATGGCCCTGGCGGGCAGGGATGCCTTCGTGTTAACCCAAGGGGCGACGGATAAGGACGGCAGGCCCGTTCCTCCTACCCCCTTCGCAAGGTCCCTCCGGGAGATGGGAGCTCCGGCGGAGGACGTCAACGGCCCCGGGGACCTGTTACCGTCGGAACGGTTCATCCGGGGCGTAGAGTTCCCCCGGCATCCAGCCCCAAGCTGGGAGGAGGCCGGGACCACCACCTATGTGGTCAAGGTATCCCCTGATGAGGGGGGAGGCAAACGCCGCCTTCCCTTGAGCGGCCTTGACTCCTTCGTGAAGTGCCCCTTCCGGTACGCCTGCGAGAACCTGTTGAAGATCAAGCCCCCCGAGCGCAAGCCGGTACCCAGGTTCCTCTTGGGGGAACTGGCCCACGAGGCCATGAAGATCGCATCTTCGCGCCCCAACATGTCCTCCCCGGAAGAAATACTCGATAAGGTGAAGGCCCTGCCCTCCGCAGAACCGATCTTGAAGCCCGGCAGGGGAAGATACTTACAGAGGCTCAGTGACATGATAGGCAGGGGAATTGATTGGCTTGGGGCCCGGAAAAAGGGGCTCGAGGAGAACGGCCTCAGGCTCATATGCAGCATCACCGAGGCAACGCTGCCGGGGATCGAGATGGATAACCACATAGGGACCGGCAGGGCGGACCTGGTGGACGTGATAGAATGCCAGGGCGTCAGGGGATACGTGATACTGGACTTCAAGACCGGCTTCAGCTCCGACTACAAGGACTCCCTGCAGGTGGCAGCGTACGCCAAGGCCCTAAAGGCGGCCTCCAGCGGGGAGGGGATAAAGGAACTTAAGGGGGCAAAACTACTGGGATTCGGCTTCCTGTCCTTTTCGGACATGCTTGATCATTTACGTTGGAATAGTTTTACCTCCGAGAAATCGAAATCACCCAACAAAGACAACTGCATAGGCATAATGTGGACCTCCCGGGACGGGTTGGGCACCCCCAATCTCATCCAAGGGGCCTACAGGTTGTATCAGCCAAAGGGTACCACAGGGGATAACGCCGAGGAGGGCTCCGGGGGCTCCAAGGCCGGTAGGGATCCGATCTACGCGGAGGACATGATTTCCAAGGCCTCCCAGGCCATGGAAGACCTGGACGAGGCACTCCGAAACGGCAGTTTCGAAGCGAAACACCGGTATTACACGATAAGAAGGGACGTCTGTTCCAAATGCCCCTACGGAGACCTTTGCAGGAGGCTTGAGGCGGGCCACGACTTTGAAGAGGAGCAGGAGGGGGGAGAAGGGGATGAGCTCTAA
- a CDS encoding UvrD-helicase domain-containing protein, translated as MSSNREAIDRILRSRYSPNQRRAITSESKITAVKAGAGTGKTHTLSGRVAYLLATDRSLSLDQLAVLTFTDKAAQEMRERIEVILKAWGEELNDPRLTELSNRIGEAYISTIHSFSLRMIRESSMEMGLPLNCSILSEFHKDEFRRELAIALDGTEAQWFTRRLAGGDDGDVWVQRAEDLLITGASKVQELVTRVGDQQLAGMAIDAADRLGNTEGFSPERLWNLQEGSGWLDELLDKMLSSMAHWLVMGSSLAAETLQAISIEVEPPDPSDRHGMLEVIKRFINESKGARGKKKDAMNERLGCLDLRWLGLKDDAPVSNVRKAMEEVLKPVLDVKNMRERRRENGPPGEEELLGLCNRICALGWEVWNRRRLSSGQLSFQDLINLAGKAVREEPLKSRFRHVLVDEFQDTDWLQFELVKSFAEGGATVFVVGDLKQSIYRFRDTDLSLFQRLISEARPIGGEVSLTESRRSSPEVIGTVNRIFSKAFHPSIGTGIEEGYEPLVHPEHPDAVPKGVLIALDEEDEEETDKTLDRKVARASRILGMEFLRMMEMGFEVKDAEGPRSCRWDDFAVLVSSRTQYPRVSRSFQELGIPHVLHSSREYGNRFEIRDLMALMAAIGGDRSDLTVLTAASSPFLGRFLGNPIRNDRLEEALEAGRLAISRLADIARTAGAWAVVDHILKDQSWLDDVRPQDRERVVLNLRRAREILRDYQKVMGQSLIGAAEHLRSVMSGSSMEEPPASRSQAVNVMTVHAAKGLEFPITAVILIPAKNGGSQEKIVVSKHLGAVPSSSLVKRMCGQEGVLSNAHRRLESSALNEESLRIFYVACTRAKEKLILVAPSMNNKNLWVQKTMEALSSLGEGIYINTSPPEGRVDPGSQKESSLPSPVDLPPREGAMLQMSATSYSVFRFCPVAYRITFRQGLVPRWDSELGDMGPGGSDLGTLAHWVMRHWDGNPDRLKGMMDDTASMPMEVLMASRKTRWKDTLLDWLYGFALSETGEEFRDLLRRGAKREVPFRIPVAGRFRMVGSMDLFLHAPEGPIIRDYKITHEENPLQELYTDQMRFYGLAAWLITGQEPDMALWRLRPVNGRYERIPVEGGNWQEMESQLLDIAKKALGPYEPKTHMCSVCRWGKSCGYKKIIG; from the coding sequence ATGAGCTCTAACAGGGAAGCTATCGATAGGATCCTGAGGTCCCGCTACTCTCCCAACCAACGGCGGGCCATAACCTCCGAATCGAAGATAACCGCCGTGAAGGCCGGGGCGGGGACTGGGAAGACCCACACCCTGAGCGGACGGGTGGCCTACCTGCTGGCAACCGACCGGAGCCTGTCGCTGGATCAGCTGGCGGTGCTCACGTTCACCGACAAGGCCGCCCAGGAGATGCGGGAGCGGATAGAGGTGATCTTAAAGGCCTGGGGGGAGGAGCTTAACGACCCGCGTCTTACGGAGCTGTCCAACCGGATAGGCGAGGCTTACATATCCACCATACACTCGTTCTCCCTGCGGATGATCCGGGAGTCCTCGATGGAGATGGGGCTCCCCCTGAACTGCTCGATCCTGTCGGAGTTTCATAAGGACGAGTTTCGGCGGGAGTTGGCCATTGCCCTGGACGGGACGGAGGCCCAATGGTTCACCCGGCGCCTTGCGGGGGGCGATGACGGGGATGTGTGGGTCCAGAGGGCGGAGGATCTCCTCATCACCGGGGCCTCCAAGGTCCAAGAGCTGGTAACCCGGGTGGGGGATCAGCAGCTGGCGGGGATGGCGATCGACGCGGCGGACAGGCTGGGGAACACCGAGGGTTTCTCCCCCGAGCGCCTTTGGAACCTCCAGGAGGGCTCGGGCTGGCTCGATGAGCTCCTGGACAAGATGCTATCCTCCATGGCCCATTGGCTGGTGATGGGCTCAAGCTTGGCGGCGGAGACGCTGCAGGCGATCTCCATAGAGGTGGAGCCACCAGATCCCTCGGACCGCCACGGGATGCTGGAGGTCATCAAACGCTTCATCAACGAATCCAAGGGGGCAAGGGGCAAAAAGAAGGACGCCATGAACGAACGGCTCGGCTGCTTAGACCTCCGCTGGCTGGGCCTTAAGGATGATGCACCGGTCAGCAATGTTCGAAAGGCCATGGAGGAAGTCTTAAAACCCGTGCTGGACGTAAAGAACATGCGGGAGCGTCGTCGGGAGAATGGCCCCCCTGGGGAGGAGGAGCTCCTTGGACTGTGCAACCGGATCTGTGCCCTGGGATGGGAGGTATGGAACCGCCGGAGGCTCTCGTCCGGGCAGCTGTCCTTTCAGGACCTCATAAACCTGGCGGGCAAGGCGGTGAGGGAGGAGCCCCTTAAGAGCCGCTTCAGGCACGTGCTGGTGGACGAGTTCCAGGACACCGACTGGCTTCAGTTCGAGCTGGTGAAGTCCTTCGCCGAGGGCGGGGCCACCGTCTTCGTGGTGGGGGATCTCAAGCAGTCCATATACCGTTTCCGGGACACGGACCTTTCGCTGTTCCAGCGGCTCATATCGGAGGCGAGGCCCATCGGGGGGGAGGTGAGCCTCACCGAGTCCCGGAGGAGCTCCCCAGAGGTCATCGGCACGGTGAACCGGATATTCTCCAAGGCCTTCCACCCCTCCATCGGCACCGGCATAGAGGAGGGGTATGAGCCCCTGGTTCACCCGGAGCATCCGGACGCGGTGCCCAAAGGGGTCCTCATAGCGCTGGATGAGGAAGACGAGGAGGAAACAGACAAGACCTTGGATAGAAAGGTAGCCCGGGCAAGCCGCATCCTGGGCATGGAGTTCCTGAGGATGATGGAAATGGGCTTTGAGGTCAAGGACGCGGAGGGGCCCAGAAGCTGCCGCTGGGATGACTTCGCGGTCCTGGTGTCCTCCAGGACCCAGTACCCCCGGGTGAGCAGAAGTTTCCAGGAGCTTGGGATACCCCACGTGCTGCACAGCTCCAGGGAGTACGGGAATCGGTTCGAGATCCGGGACCTTATGGCCCTCATGGCGGCCATAGGGGGGGATAGATCTGACCTCACGGTCCTCACCGCCGCGTCCTCCCCATTCCTGGGGCGCTTCCTAGGCAACCCGATCCGCAACGACCGCCTTGAGGAGGCCCTTGAGGCGGGACGGCTTGCCATATCACGCCTGGCGGACATCGCCAGGACCGCCGGGGCCTGGGCGGTGGTGGATCACATACTGAAGGACCAAAGCTGGCTTGATGATGTGCGTCCTCAGGACAGGGAACGGGTGGTGCTCAACCTCAGGAGGGCCCGGGAGATCCTGCGGGACTATCAAAAGGTCATGGGGCAAAGCCTAATCGGGGCGGCGGAGCACCTGCGATCCGTCATGAGCGGCTCATCCATGGAGGAACCGCCGGCATCCAGGTCTCAGGCGGTCAACGTGATGACCGTGCACGCCGCGAAGGGGCTTGAGTTCCCCATAACGGCGGTGATCCTGATCCCCGCAAAGAACGGAGGCAGCCAGGAGAAGATCGTCGTATCCAAACACCTGGGGGCGGTGCCGTCCAGCTCTCTCGTGAAGAGGATGTGCGGTCAGGAAGGGGTACTGTCAAATGCCCACCGGCGGCTGGAGAGCTCCGCCCTGAATGAGGAGAGCCTTAGGATCTTCTACGTGGCCTGCACCAGGGCCAAGGAAAAGCTAATCCTGGTGGCTCCCTCTATGAATAATAAGAACCTGTGGGTGCAGAAGACCATGGAGGCCCTTAGCAGCCTGGGGGAGGGGATCTACATCAACACCAGCCCTCCGGAAGGACGGGTGGATCCGGGGTCCCAGAAGGAGTCTTCCCTTCCCTCCCCGGTGGATCTTCCCCCAAGGGAGGGGGCGATGCTTCAGATGTCCGCCACCTCCTACAGCGTCTTCCGGTTCTGCCCAGTGGCTTATCGGATCACCTTCAGGCAGGGTTTGGTGCCCAGGTGGGACAGTGAGCTCGGGGACATGGGACCCGGCGGCTCCGATCTAGGCACCCTGGCCCACTGGGTCATGAGGCACTGGGACGGTAACCCGGATAGGCTGAAGGGCATGATGGATGACACCGCCTCCATGCCCATGGAGGTCCTGATGGCATCGAGGAAGACCCGCTGGAAGGACACCCTGTTAGACTGGCTTTACGGATTCGCCCTCTCGGAGACCGGGGAGGAGTTCCGGGACCTCCTGAGAAGGGGAGCAAAGCGGGAGGTCCCCTTCAGGATCCCGGTGGCGGGACGGTTTCGCATGGTGGGCTCCATGGACCTGTTCCTCCACGCCCCGGAGGGCCCCATAATAAGGGACTACAAGATAACCCATGAGGAGAATCCCCTCCAGGAGCTTTACACGGATCAGATGCGCTTCTACGGCCTGGCCGCATGGCTCATCACCGGCCAGGAACCGGACATGGCGCTTTGGCGGCTGAGGCCGGTGAACGGGAGGTACGAGAGGATACCGGTAGAGGGGGGAAACTGGCAGGAGATGGAGTCTCAGCTCTTGGATATAGCCAAAAAGGCATTGGGCCCCTACGAACCTAAGACCCATATGTGCTCCGTCTGCCGATGGGGTAAGAGTTGCGGCTACAAAAAAATCATAGGATAA
- a CDS encoding sensor domain-containing diguanylate cyclase/phosphohydrolase has product MDAVSLMAGFEDYIFVIDPEGRVLMSSPKAWALLKGKQSIKEILPPVYWGRLRNLMVSGKPQYPPMDIPLKKGSAEIPTEALLGRTSEGGRDLFVLSCRDISRIKRAEETLERSEERYHTIFDHSPLGIVHIDHDGIITDMNEHFLEIMGTTRERLIGINVIDNMKDPWMKKAILQALSGTPGMYEGRYTPFSGNRTSWIKAQFRPMTSLKGTFLGVVGVVEDISERREAEEQIRFLNMHDPLTGLLNRRCFDEELKRLDTPEHLPLCLIMGDVNGLKLANDAFGHPEGDLLLTTIAKILRESGRPGDLIFRWGGDEFILLLPRTGVDKAVDRVNRIHQMCSSWKGSGLVRPSISLGFGVKEHPDEDWRDAMLKPAEDLMYKMKMKEGRRARLRILAHLEGKLHQAFGGHMGLHLKRLVNLCEFLDMQLGMGEEDSKSLKLLCSYHDIGVVACKDLIDREPPVDEEALEADQDHPVTGYRIAKSIPELLPAADLILSHHERWDGGGYPQRLKGTDIPLPVRVFQVLDRYESLTNPDGCAMEPHAAWDVMARDKGRLYDPAILEAVRELLLRCQEEHVRL; this is encoded by the coding sequence TTGGACGCTGTTAGCCTGATGGCAGGATTCGAGGACTACATCTTCGTGATCGATCCGGAGGGAAGGGTTTTGATGTCCTCTCCCAAGGCATGGGCTTTGCTGAAGGGGAAACAGAGCATAAAGGAGATCCTCCCCCCGGTTTACTGGGGAAGGTTGCGAAACCTCATGGTCTCCGGCAAGCCCCAATACCCCCCCATGGACATCCCCTTGAAGAAGGGCTCCGCTGAGATACCCACGGAGGCCCTGCTGGGCAGGACCTCCGAAGGGGGGAGGGATCTTTTCGTCCTCTCCTGCCGGGACATAAGCCGGATCAAACGGGCGGAGGAGACGCTGGAGAGGAGCGAGGAGCGGTACCACACCATCTTCGACCACTCCCCCCTAGGAATAGTGCACATAGACCACGACGGGATCATAACCGACATGAACGAGCACTTCCTTGAGATAATGGGCACCACCAGGGAACGGCTCATAGGGATCAACGTGATAGACAACATGAAGGACCCGTGGATGAAGAAGGCGATCCTGCAGGCCCTGTCCGGAACCCCCGGGATGTACGAGGGCCGCTACACCCCCTTCTCGGGCAACAGGACCAGCTGGATAAAGGCCCAGTTCCGCCCCATGACCTCCTTGAAGGGCACGTTCCTGGGTGTCGTGGGAGTGGTGGAGGACATATCGGAGAGGCGGGAGGCGGAGGAGCAGATAAGGTTCCTCAACATGCACGACCCCCTGACGGGGCTCCTCAACCGCCGCTGTTTCGACGAGGAGTTGAAGCGGCTGGACACCCCGGAGCACCTGCCCCTTTGCCTCATAATGGGGGACGTGAACGGGCTCAAGCTAGCCAACGACGCCTTCGGACATCCGGAAGGGGATCTCTTGCTCACCACCATAGCCAAGATACTCCGGGAGAGCGGCCGTCCCGGGGATCTGATATTCCGCTGGGGGGGAGACGAGTTCATCCTCCTGCTTCCCAGGACGGGGGTTGACAAGGCGGTCGACCGGGTGAACCGGATCCATCAGATGTGTTCCTCCTGGAAGGGCAGCGGGTTGGTTAGACCCAGCATATCCCTTGGGTTCGGGGTGAAGGAGCACCCGGACGAGGACTGGCGGGACGCCATGCTCAAGCCGGCGGAGGACCTCATGTACAAGATGAAGATGAAGGAGGGCCGCCGGGCGAGGCTTAGGATACTGGCCCACCTGGAGGGGAAGCTGCACCAGGCCTTTGGGGGGCACATGGGGCTCCACCTCAAGCGCCTTGTAAACCTCTGCGAGTTCCTGGACATGCAGCTGGGCATGGGGGAGGAGGACAGCAAGTCCCTAAAGCTCCTCTGTTCCTATCACGACATCGGCGTGGTGGCCTGCAAGGACCTGATCGACCGGGAGCCCCCGGTTGACGAAGAAGCCCTGGAGGCGGACCAGGACCACCCGGTCACGGGATACCGCATAGCCAAGAGCATCCCGGAGCTGCTGCCCGCGGCGGACCTGATACTGTCCCATCACGAGCGCTGGGACGGCGGTGGCTATCCCCAACGGCTCAAGGGCACCGACATACCCCTGCCGGTTCGGGTATTCCAGGTCCTTGACCGCTATGAGTCCCTCACCAACCCGGACGGATGCGCCATGGAGCCTCATGCCGCGTGGGATGTGATGGCAAGGGATAAGGGACGCCTTTACGATCCCGCCATATTGGAAGCCGTCCGAGAGCTGCTCCTGAGGTGTCAGGAGGAGCATGTTAGGCTATAA